From Simonsiella muelleri ATCC 29453:
TATTGGCAAAACCCATTTCGCAACATTTGTTTGTTTAATCATCAGTCCTTTTAGTTATCACATCATTCAGGGTGAATGCTAAACGTTAAACAAAATTAAAAAAGCGCGTCAAGGTTAAAGTGAACGCAAGCGACCTTGACGCGCTTTTTTAATTTCGTTCAACTACGCATACCCCCTGAACGATGCGATAACGGACTGATGATTAAACAAACAAACATTGCTACATTAGCTATTTATTAAAATAATGTGGCATCGAGCCACATTATTTTAAACCCCCATCTCTTCTGCTCCTACGTCCTGATGACGTTTAACATCAAAGTATGTATTGTTCTTCAAGCAAGTATAAGCATATTTGACTAATTTAACCATCATCAATACATAAACTTGCTTAGGGTGCTTTCCGCGCGCTAAATGCGCTTCAAACCAAGAACGCCACAACTTACTTCGAGTACAAGCCGCGCGGGCGGGCATATAAAGAGCTTTACGAATAGGACGGTTACCCATCTTAGAAATTGTAGATAAACCTTTCTTATTCCCTGAATCACGAATAATAGGAGACAAGCCAAGCCAACTAACTAAATGGCGATATGTTGGAAATTTGTCCAGATCAATCATAACACTTAATAGAATTTGCGCTGTTGTTTTACCAATACCAACAATGCTTTCTAAAATCTCTTGCTGTCTTTTCAAATTCTTACTTTGATTAATTAAATCTTGTATTTCACGCCTACACAACTCAACTTGTTTAGACAAGAAATCAATCATTTGATTAATTGAGTGTAAAGCTACAGAATCGGCAACACCTAAACGATTTTTTTCCATTATCTGCATTTCTAAAAGCTGCTCAATTCTTCTATGCAAACTTTTCAATTTAACCTGTTCAGCACTTTCAGGCTGCCATTTTTCAGGATTCTCTTTCACGCAAAATTCAGCAATTAATTTTGCGTCTTGCTTGTCTGTTTTGACACGCTTCAATTTAAATTGCGCGTAAGATTTAATAATTGAAGGATTTACGACGCTCACTAACGCGCCATTTTCAAATAAGAATTTTGAAACTGGCAAATAATAAACATTCGTTGCTTCACTGCAAACATGAATTGTATTCAATCCAATTTTATACTTTGCAAATTGTGTCAATAAATTATTAAAACCATTTGAATTGTTATCAATAATAAAATTAATTGCTTCATTGTTAATCAATAAACAACAATCAATTTTATTCTTACTAATGTCTAAACCTAAATGCGCTTTAATTTCCATTTCAAACCTTACAAATAAGGGCTTTATCCCAAGATACCGTTATGATTAAAATAAAAAATGTATGTGCCAATCTATCATAATAATTTTAAATTAAGGTAGCAAATATGCAGGCATCACACATTTAAAATAATACTAAATAAATCTATCAATTTACAACTTCTTCTCTTTGGGCAATTTCTTCAGGCTGTCTAATATTTTGTGATTGCTGCTCCCTATATGGATTAAAAGGCAAACCTTTTTTCACATACTTTAAACATAATTCATTGCTAATTTCAACCAATTCAGTAGCTTGATCTGAATAACAAGTGCAATTAGTACCCATATTCACACAACCAGCAACTCGCTCAAATGTTTTTACTTGTCTAACATTGTTATACAACGGCTTGGTTTCGGGCTTTTCCGAAAGCGTTGGAATCAACATTTCAGGCGTTATATTCTGATTATTAGCATAATTACTATTAATAGTAGATTGTTGATTCATTTGATTAATATTATCATTTTGTGAAATAGGCTCACTAGCAGCCTGAACGATAGATTGTTCAGTTTGATTATTTACATTTTTATCATAAACCTTAAATACATTATAACCTTTCCATATAACAAAACCTAATATAACAAACAATGCCCAAAATGCTAACGGTATTTGCTTTTTAAATTTTTGATGCTTACTTGAAGATTTATAATATTTAAATGCTTCTTTTGGGGGCGACCAATTCGCTGATTCTGTACCGCTTAAGCCGGCAGGATTATCTAAACTTGTAACGCACTTAAACCACCAATACTGTTTCATACCAATGGCTTTACGTTCAAGATGAATATGTTTTGAAACTAAATTACGTACAAATACATCTAGTTGGCTTGGGTGCTGCGTCATTAAAATTAACGTAAAGCCATCATGCCTAAGCTCAGAAAGTTTCTGTATATACTCAGGAACTTTTTGAGCAGCAGAACGAACAGGATATGTCCAATGCGCCTCATCAACAATTAAAACAGCCCCAGTGGGTAAAATTTCATCAAGTGGAGCGGATTGAATTTGTTCTTTTGTTAATTCATGCGCATTAAATTTAGCTGAATCCAATCCGTCAATATGAGAAAAATAAAGCGGTCTATCAATTACAGTACCGTCATCTGCACAAGTTTTAAATAAACCATCTTCATTTGTTAATATCATATTAACAGCCCTAGACGTTTTACCAGTCCCCATATTTCCAGTTATTAAATAAATCATAAATTATCTCGGTAAAATAAATGTTAATCTATTCAATAATTTCATAGACACCCAAAAAGCAAAAGCACCAAAAAGATAGTTCAAACCTTGACCAAAACCACCAATCAATAATAAATTATAAATATCAGCAGGCATTGAATTAAGTGCATCTTTCGTATAGTTTTTAAATTTGCTTAATGCGATGGCATAGCCAACATATGAAACAAATGTCATGCCTGTAGCAATAATTATCCTAACTATCAAAAGTTTCAATAAAATCGCTAACAATGGAATCAAAGCTAATGGCATCATCAATCCTTACGCAAGCTGCCAAACGTTAAATAAGCAGATGCTAAAATAAATGCAAATAAAATGATAAATCTAACCATACCCATAAATTTACACAATGGCTCATAACTCAAAGAAAATTGTTTTCCTGAAACATAAAAAACCTTAGGTGCAGGACAAACACCATCACTAGGTAAAAAATTATCTTCTGACCAAGTTGTCTCATCTGTTATCGATGGAATTTTAATTTCATCAAATACCCCTTCTTCAACTTTCCCCATTTTTTCACACGCTAAAATATTAGGATACTTATCACACAAGCCCTGTTCGTCTTGAGGTTTTTTATTGTCCGAATTATTTGGATTGGTTGGGCTATTCGGGTTGGTTGGGCTATTCGGATTGGTTGGGCTATTCGGATTGGTTGGGCTATTCGGATTGGCTGGGCTATTTGGATTGGTTGGGCTATTTGGATTGGTTGGGCTATTTGGATTGGTTGGGCTATTTGGTTTAGGAGCTTCAGGACTATTAGGCGTTAAATCTGGTCGGGGAATTGTAGTTTCTGTTACTTTCGTTTTACCCAAACCTCCATTTGCGTCTCCTGAAGTTTGAAAATTGAAACGTGTCTGAACCGCTTTACCTGTTTCATCAGTATAAGGCGGAGTTTGTGCAACTTGATCACCCGAAACAACAACATTTGGAGGCGTTATATCAGGAATATTATCATTATCATCAACCGATGCCCCCACCCAAGCTGTTGGGTTTTTATCAGCCTCACGTATCAATTTTTCCTCATATTTAGATAAATCAATAGGCAGCTCATAATAACCTGAACCAAATTCAACATCTCCATTTTCAAATCTACTAATTAAATCAAGAGTTTTATGTTTCATAAAAACATAACAACGCCCACCGTCCCAAGGAAAGTTCTCACGAGTTAAATCATACTCAAAATGAGAAAACTGATAATCTTCTACAAAACGATTACTTTTCGAAGAAGAATAGCAAAGCATTTTGCCATTATATCTCTCATTCTCAAGAGTCAATGTATCAGGCATTAACATAACTTTGCCTCTCTCAAGACAATCTTCACCACGCGCACCAATAGCCAAACAAGCCCAATTTCCTTTACCAGCTTGAACGTATTCATCACGTTTAGGAGAATAAAAAGGCACTTTATCAGGCGGTAAAGGCTTTGAATCATCGTCTTTACTTAAAGCATCTGCAATTAGGGTTGCCGCAAACAAATAAACATTTGCACGAGAAGCTATAAAAGTACCTGCATTTTTTGCATATCTGCCATATTTAATAGCATTTTGCATAACACCGTTGACTACACTTCTTTTAGCAACCGTTTGTGTTACATTTGCTGATACTGTACTAGCCGATGGTACACCTGCAGAACCTACTATTTTAGTATTAATCGGAGTATTAATACGATAATCATTTTTTAAAGTTTTATCATGGAGAACACTGTATCGAGTAATAAAATTTCCATTAGAATCTCTAACAGTATAATTGCCATTATTTCTTGGTCCAGAGAAAAGAACTTCGCCATCTCTTACTGGCACAATAAAATCAGTAGTAGATGCCATTACAAATGTTGAATTTAAAATCGCAAAAATTACGACCATAAAGACCATCAAGGAGCGAAACATCGTAGCATTTTTCATTTTTATTTTCTTCAATAATAATTAATGAATTATCGGAGAATTTCACATAACATTTAGAATCTCTAAAAGCATGAAAAAATGGTTTTATTGCAACCATAATATCTAATTTATCATTTACAGAATTATTAAATAAAATGAATTCCTTAATGAAAATTTTAGATAAAGGAGTATTATAAAAATAGCTTTCGCTATCCAAATGCGATTTAATTTCCAATAATTTTTCTTCATTAATAAACATTTCAAACCTTTCAGGCTGCCAAAAAATCTGAAATCTACATTAATCCTTAAACAACATCAACCCAATTAATAGCGGTAAACCAAATCCCAAATAAAACCAAAAATCCATCATCTCAACAACCTTTTAATAATAATGACAAAATAACACGCCGCCATCACACCAAAAATAGCCCAACCCAACTCATAACCATCTTTAAAATTTTTACTAGCATCACA
This genomic window contains:
- a CDS encoding IS110 family transposase; translated protein: MEIKAHLGLDISKNKIDCCLLINNEAINFIIDNNSNGFNNLLTQFAKYKIGLNTIHVCSEATNVYYLPVSKFLFENGALVSVVNPSIIKSYAQFKLKRVKTDKQDAKLIAEFCVKENPEKWQPESAEQVKLKSLHRRIEQLLEMQIMEKNRLGVADSVALHSINQMIDFLSKQVELCRREIQDLINQSKNLKRQQEILESIVGIGKTTAQILLSVMIDLDKFPTYRHLVSWLGLSPIIRDSGNKKGLSTISKMGNRPIRKALYMPARAACTRSKLWRSWFEAHLARGKHPKQVYVLMMVKLVKYAYTCLKNNTYFDVKRHQDVGAEEMGV
- a CDS encoding zonular occludens toxin domain-containing protein, coding for MIYLITGNMGTGKTSRAVNMILTNEDGLFKTCADDGTVIDRPLYFSHIDGLDSAKFNAHELTKEQIQSAPLDEILPTGAVLIVDEAHWTYPVRSAAQKVPEYIQKLSELRHDGFTLILMTQHPSQLDVFVRNLVSKHIHLERKAIGMKQYWWFKCVTSLDNPAGLSGTESANWSPPKEAFKYYKSSSKHQKFKKQIPLAFWALFVILGFVIWKGYNVFKVYDKNVNNQTEQSIVQAASEPISQNDNINQMNQQSTINSNYANNQNITPEMLIPTLSEKPETKPLYNNVRQVKTFERVAGCVNMGTNCTCYSDQATELVEISNELCLKYVKKGLPFNPYREQQSQNIRQPEEIAQREEVVN
- a CDS encoding DUF2523 domain-containing protein, which gives rise to MPLALIPLLAILLKLLIVRIIIATGMTFVSYVGYAIALSKFKNYTKDALNSMPADIYNLLLIGGFGQGLNYLFGAFAFWVSMKLLNRLTFILPR
- a CDS encoding IgG-binding virulence factor TspB family protein; protein product: MKNATMFRSLMVFMVVIFAILNSTFVMASTTDFIVPVRDGEVLFSGPRNNGNYTVRDSNGNFITRYSVLHDKTLKNDYRINTPINTKIVGSAGVPSASTVSANVTQTVAKRSVVNGVMQNAIKYGRYAKNAGTFIASRANVYLFAATLIADALSKDDDSKPLPPDKVPFYSPKRDEYVQAGKGNWACLAIGARGEDCLERGKVMLMPDTLTLENERYNGKMLCYSSSKSNRFVEDYQFSHFEYDLTRENFPWDGGRCYVFMKHKTLDLISRFENGDVEFGSGYYELPIDLSKYEEKLIREADKNPTAWVGASVDDNDNIPDITPPNVVVSGDQVAQTPPYTDETGKAVQTRFNFQTSGDANGGLGKTKVTETTIPRPDLTPNSPEAPKPNSPTNPNSPTNPNSPTNPNSPANPNSPTNPNSPTNPNSPTNPNSPTNPNNSDNKKPQDEQGLCDKYPNILACEKMGKVEEGVFDEIKIPSITDETTWSEDNFLPSDGVCPAPKVFYVSGKQFSLSYEPLCKFMGMVRFIILFAFILASAYLTFGSLRKD